The following coding sequences lie in one Haladaptatus sp. DJG-WS-42 genomic window:
- a CDS encoding methyltransferase domain-containing protein, which yields MKGQEWYQADEVAEEYDTKRFSRGGRLIDRREKQALLDAIGDLEGKAVLEIACGTGRFTVMLAERGANIIGLDISKAMLQQGRHKAQAAGVADHIEFMRGDAARLPFPDNHFDIVFAMRFFHLADTPASFLSEMRRVSKEIVFFDTFNAPSARSVYNWLLPMGSRLYTEDEVSALFRETDLSLEHVEHDFLLPYGFYRSIPNGIASTARRIDTSLGDTPLGDLASVSYWKAKIN from the coding sequence GTGAAAGGGCAGGAGTGGTACCAGGCGGACGAGGTGGCCGAAGAGTACGACACAAAGCGTTTCTCTCGCGGTGGCCGACTCATCGACCGCCGGGAAAAACAGGCGTTGCTCGATGCAATTGGCGACCTCGAAGGCAAAGCCGTCCTCGAAATCGCCTGCGGTACCGGTCGGTTCACCGTGATGCTCGCAGAGCGTGGCGCCAACATCATCGGTCTCGACATCTCGAAGGCGATGCTCCAACAGGGTCGCCACAAGGCACAGGCCGCGGGCGTTGCAGACCACATCGAGTTCATGCGCGGCGACGCCGCCCGCCTCCCGTTCCCCGACAACCATTTCGACATCGTGTTTGCGATGCGCTTTTTCCACCTCGCAGACACGCCCGCTTCGTTCCTCTCTGAGATGCGTCGCGTCTCAAAGGAAATCGTCTTTTTCGACACGTTCAACGCGCCGAGCGCGCGTTCGGTGTACAACTGGCTGCTCCCGATGGGGTCGCGCCTCTACACCGAAGACGAGGTTTCCGCGCTGTTTCGTGAAACCGACCTCTCGCTCGAACACGTCGAGCACGATTTCCTCTTGCCGTATGGCTTTTATCGGAGCATTCCAAACGGCATCGCCTCAACGGCGCGCCGCATCGACACCTCGCTTGGCGACACCCCGCTTGGCGACCTCGCCTCCGTGTCCTACTGGAAGGCTAAGATAAACTGA
- a CDS encoding glycosyltransferase family A protein, with translation MKLSVVIPTLNDRERLVRSLDALGEHAPAVECIVVNGPSTDGTTGMIRDRDDVATLVELADRNLNVARNAGATRATGDAIAFLSSNRAIEPGWYEAVLEGLETADAVTGPTHRELHTGLASEAVESRSIAGREVTYINGSNAAFHRDVLTDLDGFDEYLQTGGARDLSHRLAANGYTVGWAGKMCVRRGLEADGGRHERDWGWKYRALSYRLVKNYGVRPTVARRMFSHGVSDAVGTLRDVARGEATPSSWVGNGRDVLRGMGRGATDAVFARRKDNHDRRNPNGISARADRAVEVYTWR, from the coding sequence ATGAAGCTCTCGGTGGTCATCCCGACGCTCAACGACCGAGAGCGCCTCGTTCGCAGTCTCGATGCGCTGGGCGAACACGCCCCAGCCGTCGAATGTATCGTCGTAAACGGTCCTTCGACCGACGGCACGACGGGCATGATTCGCGACCGAGACGATGTCGCGACGCTCGTTGAACTCGCAGACCGAAATCTGAACGTCGCCCGTAACGCCGGAGCCACACGAGCGACCGGCGATGCCATTGCCTTTCTCTCCTCGAATCGCGCCATCGAACCCGGTTGGTACGAAGCCGTTCTCGAAGGCCTCGAAACCGCAGACGCCGTCACCGGCCCGACACACCGTGAGTTGCACACGGGCCTCGCCTCCGAAGCCGTCGAATCGCGGTCGATTGCGGGCCGCGAAGTCACCTATATTAACGGGTCGAACGCGGCGTTCCACCGCGACGTGCTCACCGACTTAGACGGCTTCGACGAATACCTCCAAACAGGTGGTGCGCGCGACCTCTCACACCGACTCGCGGCAAACGGCTACACTGTGGGCTGGGCGGGCAAGATGTGCGTTCGACGCGGCCTCGAAGCAGACGGCGGCCGCCACGAACGCGACTGGGGCTGGAAGTATCGCGCGCTTTCGTACAGACTCGTCAAAAACTACGGTGTTCGCCCGACGGTCGCTCGCCGGATGTTCAGCCATGGCGTGTCGGATGCGGTGGGGACGCTTCGAGACGTTGCCCGTGGCGAGGCCACGCCGTCGAGTTGGGTTGGGAACGGTCGCGACGTACTCCGCGGCATGGGCCGGGGTGCCACAGACGCAGTGTTCGCCCGGCGAAAAGACAACCACGACCGGCGCAACCCGAACGGCATCTCTGCGCGCGCAGACCGCGCGGTCGAAGTGTACACCTGGCGTTAA
- a CDS encoding amidohydrolase family protein: protein MLELEHGFRVVDVHTRLSTAEEGVTERGRAIGPENLEREIHQAGVVKAVVYPGSVEGNYLRANNAVARMSVERPFVAFARINGALDADARLGARVRNLTARRKDHHTSPEDVERYAYDDRFNGFMLDPSADGIPDTEVVEQLADVSLPLLVRGGESFPPSAVAEAFLDWDVPVILAHFGGHPLNRGLMDEAISLLDDYESLYLDTSFVRYRGQLERAIREHPDRVLFGSGAPDTHPNVSVMEILTLDVPEDAMARVFSKNPSRVIDALAP from the coding sequence ATGCTGGAGCTGGAACACGGATTCCGCGTTGTGGACGTACACACCCGTCTCAGCACGGCAGAAGAAGGTGTCACAGAACGCGGACGCGCCATCGGGCCGGAGAACTTAGAGCGCGAAATTCATCAAGCAGGTGTCGTAAAAGCCGTCGTCTACCCCGGCTCGGTCGAAGGCAACTACCTCCGGGCGAACAATGCCGTCGCCCGAATGAGCGTCGAACGCCCGTTCGTCGCGTTCGCCCGCATCAACGGCGCACTCGACGCGGATGCGCGACTCGGCGCGCGAGTGCGTAATCTCACCGCTCGGCGTAAAGACCACCACACCTCGCCAGAGGACGTCGAACGCTACGCCTACGACGACCGCTTCAATGGCTTCATGCTCGACCCGAGCGCGGACGGCATCCCCGACACCGAAGTCGTCGAACAGCTCGCGGACGTGTCGCTCCCGCTGCTCGTACGCGGGGGCGAGAGTTTCCCACCATCGGCCGTCGCGGAGGCATTCCTCGACTGGGACGTGCCCGTGATTCTCGCACACTTTGGCGGCCATCCGCTCAACCGCGGCCTGATGGATGAGGCCATCTCGCTGTTGGACGACTACGAGTCGCTCTATCTCGATACGAGTTTCGTCCGGTACCGCGGCCAACTCGAACGCGCCATCCGCGAGCATCCAGACCGCGTGCTGTTTGGCAGCGGCGCGCCGGATACCCATCCAAACGTCTCGGTGATGGAGATACTCACGCTCGACGTGCCGGAAGACGCGATGGCTCGCGTGTTCTCAAAAAATCCCTCGCGCGTCATCGATGCGCTCGCGCCTTAA
- the thsA gene encoding thermosome subunit alpha, whose translation MSQAFYAGGQPLFILSEGTRRTRGRDAQGSNIAAGKAVSGAVRTTLGPRGMDKMLVSSSGDVVITNDGATILNKMDIEHPAAQMIVEVSQTQEDEVGDGTTTAAVLAGELLAKAEDLLEDDVHATTIVEGYHEAARLAHEAIEAQVLSDELDDELLRKVAESSMTGKGTGDVAADVLAKTVVKAIRHVQGEKKVERDDVRIHTQVGSSSSATELVEGVILDEEPVHENMPRTVENATIAVLDMELDVRKSSVDAEYNITSIEQLNAALEAEEGELRGYAAALKDAGVDVVFATDDIDDRVGSFLAKADILAYKNVSKKDATAIARATGATRIGTLEDVSNDDFGHADRIHVRRFGDEELTFLEGGAAAEAVTVFVRGGTEHVCDELERALQDALDVVTAALDKGGVVPGAGATEIAIADYIRAKSASIEGRKQLAVNAFANAVDMLPRTLAENTGMDPIDALVDLRSRFEAEGRAGVIAEGQTGVIGDPLEFGIMDPAAVKHGAVESATEAATMIVRIDDVIAAK comes from the coding sequence ATGTCACAAGCATTCTACGCCGGGGGTCAGCCCCTTTTCATTCTGAGTGAGGGAACGCGACGAACCCGCGGGCGCGACGCCCAGGGGTCGAACATTGCAGCAGGGAAAGCCGTAAGCGGCGCGGTTCGCACAACACTCGGACCGCGTGGGATGGACAAGATGCTCGTCTCGTCGTCCGGTGACGTGGTTATCACGAACGACGGCGCGACCATCCTCAACAAGATGGACATCGAGCACCCAGCCGCCCAGATGATCGTCGAAGTCTCCCAGACCCAAGAGGACGAAGTCGGCGACGGCACGACCACCGCGGCCGTCCTCGCGGGCGAACTGCTCGCAAAAGCAGAAGACCTGCTCGAAGACGACGTCCACGCGACCACCATCGTCGAAGGCTACCACGAGGCCGCCCGCCTCGCCCACGAAGCCATCGAGGCGCAGGTACTTTCAGACGAACTCGACGACGAACTGCTCAGAAAGGTCGCAGAGTCCTCGATGACGGGCAAGGGAACCGGTGACGTGGCGGCTGACGTGCTCGCAAAAACGGTTGTGAAGGCAATCCGCCACGTCCAAGGCGAGAAGAAAGTCGAGCGCGACGACGTGCGCATCCACACACAGGTCGGCTCCTCGTCGTCTGCGACCGAACTCGTAGAGGGCGTCATCCTCGACGAGGAACCCGTCCATGAGAACATGCCCCGGACGGTCGAAAACGCGACCATCGCGGTTCTCGACATGGAACTCGACGTGCGAAAGAGCAGCGTCGATGCCGAGTACAACATCACCTCCATCGAGCAGCTAAACGCCGCACTCGAAGCAGAAGAGGGCGAGCTTCGCGGCTACGCCGCCGCGCTCAAAGACGCTGGCGTTGACGTGGTGTTCGCCACTGACGACATCGACGACCGCGTCGGCTCGTTCCTCGCCAAAGCCGACATCCTCGCCTACAAAAACGTCAGCAAGAAGGACGCGACGGCAATCGCCCGGGCGACCGGTGCGACCCGCATCGGCACGCTCGAAGACGTCTCCAACGACGACTTCGGCCACGCAGACCGCATCCACGTCCGCCGATTTGGCGACGAAGAACTCACCTTCCTCGAAGGTGGCGCGGCCGCAGAGGCCGTGACCGTCTTCGTCCGCGGCGGCACCGAACACGTCTGCGACGAACTCGAACGCGCCCTTCAGGACGCCCTTGACGTGGTCACGGCCGCCCTCGACAAGGGCGGCGTCGTGCCCGGTGCGGGCGCGACCGAAATCGCTATCGCCGACTACATCCGCGCGAAATCCGCGAGTATCGAAGGACGCAAACAGCTCGCCGTCAACGCCTTCGCAAACGCGGTGGACATGCTCCCGCGCACTCTCGCAGAGAACACCGGGATGGACCCCATCGACGCGCTCGTTGACCTCCGCTCGCGGTTCGAGGCGGAGGGTCGCGCGGGTGTCATCGCGGAAGGCCAGACCGGCGTCATCGGCGACCCGCTCGAATTCGGTATCATGGACCCGGCCGCTGTCAAGCACGGGGCGGTCGAATCCGCGACCGAAGCCGCGACCATGATCGTCCGCATCGACGACGTCATCGCCGCAAAATAA
- a CDS encoding trimeric intracellular cation channel family protein, with amino-acid sequence MLDAFAVMNVVGLLAFAVTGSLKAIEERLDVLGVAVLGILTALGGGMTRDVLVGAIPNALQSTDDVTIAFVGVVVALLLSRSRKNWVQHSAILVPDAIGLAAFAATGALVGADAGVSGFGIVLLATLTGVGGGLISDVLLQRVPGVLKEDFYATCAIAGGVVFWIATVNGVGEQLSATACAVTVVLLRLLALRFDWSLPRVEVGG; translated from the coding sequence ATGCTCGACGCCTTCGCCGTCATGAACGTCGTCGGCCTGCTCGCGTTCGCCGTCACCGGCTCGCTCAAAGCCATCGAAGAACGCTTAGACGTGCTCGGGGTCGCGGTTCTCGGCATCCTCACCGCCCTCGGCGGCGGGATGACCCGCGACGTGCTCGTCGGGGCGATTCCGAACGCGCTTCAATCGACCGACGACGTGACGATTGCGTTTGTGGGCGTCGTGGTCGCGCTCCTCCTCTCGCGGAGTCGGAAAAACTGGGTGCAACACTCAGCGATTCTCGTCCCCGACGCGATTGGTCTCGCCGCGTTCGCCGCCACGGGCGCGCTCGTCGGCGCAGACGCGGGCGTCTCTGGGTTCGGTATCGTGTTACTCGCCACGCTCACGGGCGTTGGTGGCGGTCTCATTTCTGACGTATTGCTCCAGCGCGTGCCGGGCGTGCTCAAAGAGGACTTCTACGCGACGTGCGCCATCGCTGGCGGGGTCGTATTCTGGATAGCGACGGTAAATGGAGTGGGCGAACAGCTTTCTGCCACGGCGTGTGCCGTGACGGTCGTGCTGTTGCGGTTACTGGCCCTTCGCTTCGACTGGTCGTTGCCACGCGTCGAAGTGGGTGGATGA
- a CDS encoding SAM-dependent chlorinase/fluorinase encodes MITLASDFGSPYPAAMKGVILQHSDARLVDVSHDLPRQDVRAAAFWLREVLPHFPPAVHLVVVDPGVGTDRNALAIRAGEHVFVAPDNGVALPAARRLAADIDVFELAVENPASATFHGRDVFAPWAATIHDAGADTLAALDGVTPTDDYAIERFPDPVLEADSAEGEVLVVDDFGNVITNIPGRILDSVDMVRVGDLRVPVGHTFAAVGIGAKVVTVGSHENVELAVNRGRGDEAFSLEPGDRVRLSW; translated from the coding sequence ATGATTACGCTCGCCTCTGATTTCGGCTCCCCGTATCCGGCGGCGATGAAGGGCGTCATCCTCCAGCACTCAGACGCGCGACTCGTCGATGTGAGCCACGACTTGCCCCGCCAAGACGTGCGCGCGGCAGCGTTTTGGCTCCGCGAGGTACTCCCCCATTTCCCGCCCGCCGTCCACCTCGTGGTGGTAGACCCCGGCGTCGGCACCGACCGCAACGCACTCGCCATCCGCGCGGGTGAACACGTTTTTGTTGCGCCCGACAACGGCGTGGCGCTCCCCGCAGCCCGCCGACTCGCAGCCGATATCGACGTGTTCGAACTCGCGGTCGAAAACCCGGCAAGCGCCACCTTCCACGGCCGCGACGTGTTCGCGCCGTGGGCAGCGACCATTCACGACGCAGGCGCAGACACACTTGCGGCCCTCGATGGCGTGACGCCAACCGACGACTACGCAATCGAACGCTTCCCAGACCCCGTCCTCGAAGCCGACAGCGCCGAAGGAGAGGTGCTCGTCGTCGATGACTTTGGCAACGTGATTACGAACATTCCGGGGCGTATTCTCGACAGCGTAGATATGGTGCGCGTGGGCGACCTGCGCGTCCCCGTTGGGCACACGTTCGCCGCCGTCGGCATCGGCGCGAAGGTCGTCACCGTCGGGAGCCATGAAAACGTCGAACTCGCGGTGAACCGCGGCCGCGGCGACGAGGCCTTTTCGCTCGAGCCCGGTGACCGCGTCAGGCTCTCGTGGTAA
- a CDS encoding nicotinamide-nucleotide adenylyltransferase produces the protein MTRGFFIGRFQPFHNGHYAMVERIAEDVDELVLGIGSAGDSHSTNDPFTAGERIMMITKALTDLDLVTYAVPIEDLDRNSVWVSHVQSMSPTFDVAYSNNPLVFRLFEEAGVEVRQSPMFNRAVFEGTEVRARMIEGENWKELVPDAVAEVIDEIDGIERIQHVSDTDANDG, from the coding sequence ATGACTCGCGGGTTTTTCATCGGCCGCTTCCAGCCGTTCCACAACGGGCATTATGCGATGGTAGAACGCATCGCAGAAGACGTAGACGAACTCGTCCTCGGCATCGGGAGCGCGGGTGACAGTCACTCGACCAACGACCCGTTCACCGCAGGCGAACGCATCATGATGATTACGAAGGCGCTCACCGACTTAGACCTCGTCACCTACGCGGTCCCTATCGAGGACTTAGACCGCAACTCCGTCTGGGTGAGCCACGTCCAGAGCATGAGTCCGACGTTCGACGTTGCCTACTCGAACAACCCACTCGTGTTTCGCCTGTTCGAAGAAGCGGGCGTCGAGGTGCGCCAGTCACCGATGTTCAACCGCGCGGTGTTCGAAGGGACGGAAGTTCGCGCCCGCATGATAGAGGGAGAAAACTGGAAGGAACTCGTCCCCGACGCAGTCGCGGAAGTCATCGACGAAATCGACGGCATCGAGCGTATCCAACACGTAAGCGACACGGACGCGAACGACGGATGA
- the lonB gene encoding ATP-dependent protease LonB, with protein MSNDMDTDNVSSEAEEEVSPDTERDESRDELGSDVEVGAESAVVEADEDSLLGGLQITSTEDIEIPDRLVDQVIGQDHARDVIMKAAKQRRHVMMIGSPGTGKSMLAKAMSELLPKEEMQDVLVYHNPDDGNEPKVRTVPAGKGEQIIEAHKEEARKRNQMRSFLMWIIIAIVIGYSLLVAQQILLGILAAGVVYLAFRYGSRSSDAMIPNLLVNNGDTKKAPFEDATGAHAGALLGDVRHDPFQSGGMETPSHDRVEAGAIHKSNKGVLFIDEINTLDIRSQQHLMTAIQEGKFAITGQSERSSGAMVQTEPVPTDFVMVAAGNLDAMENMHPALRSRIKGYGYEVYMDDSIRDSPEMRRRYARFVAQEVAKDGRLPHFTEDAISEVILEARRRAGRKGHLTLRFRDLGGLVRVAGDIARAEDAQATTRDHVLQAKQRSRSIEQQLADQYIERRKDYDLTVNEGAVTGRVNGLAVMGEDSGIVLPVMAEVTPSQGPGRVIATGQLQDIAEEAVQNVSAIIKKFSDEDISEKDIHIQFVQTGQGGVDGDSASITVATAVISALEDIPVEQNLAMTGSLSVRGDVLPVGGVTHKIEAAAKAGLEKVIIPAANEQDVMIEDEYKEQIEIIPVSHISEVLEVALAGEPEKDSLVDRLKSITGQALDKSGRPGPGSPSPN; from the coding sequence ATGAGTAACGACATGGATACTGACAACGTCTCGTCGGAAGCCGAAGAAGAGGTTTCTCCGGACACCGAACGGGACGAATCCAGAGATGAACTCGGCAGCGATGTCGAGGTCGGGGCCGAGTCGGCGGTTGTCGAAGCGGACGAAGACAGCCTGCTTGGTGGCCTGCAAATCACGTCCACAGAGGACATTGAAATCCCCGACAGGTTGGTCGATCAGGTCATCGGCCAGGACCACGCCCGAGACGTCATCATGAAAGCCGCAAAACAGCGGCGTCACGTCATGATGATTGGCTCGCCGGGTACGGGCAAATCGATGCTCGCAAAGGCGATGAGTGAACTCCTGCCAAAAGAGGAGATGCAGGACGTCCTCGTCTACCACAATCCGGACGATGGCAACGAGCCAAAGGTTCGGACCGTCCCCGCGGGCAAGGGTGAACAGATTATTGAAGCACACAAGGAGGAAGCCAGAAAGCGCAACCAGATGCGCTCGTTCCTCATGTGGATTATCATCGCTATCGTGATTGGCTACTCGCTGCTTGTCGCCCAGCAGATTCTGCTTGGCATCCTCGCAGCGGGTGTTGTCTATCTCGCATTCCGGTACGGAAGCCGGTCGAGTGACGCGATGATTCCGAACCTGCTGGTCAACAACGGCGACACGAAGAAAGCGCCGTTCGAGGACGCGACGGGTGCCCACGCGGGTGCACTGCTCGGTGACGTGCGCCACGACCCGTTCCAGTCCGGTGGGATGGAGACGCCAAGCCACGACCGCGTCGAGGCTGGCGCCATCCACAAGTCGAACAAAGGCGTGTTGTTCATCGACGAAATCAACACCCTCGACATTCGCTCCCAGCAGCACCTCATGACGGCGATTCAGGAGGGCAAGTTCGCCATCACGGGCCAGTCCGAGCGCTCCTCGGGTGCGATGGTCCAGACCGAACCGGTCCCAACGGACTTCGTCATGGTCGCCGCCGGGAACTTAGACGCGATGGAGAACATGCACCCTGCACTCCGTTCCCGCATCAAAGGGTACGGGTACGAGGTGTACATGGACGACTCCATCCGCGACTCCCCTGAGATGCGCCGCCGGTACGCCCGGTTCGTCGCACAGGAAGTCGCCAAAGACGGTCGCCTCCCACACTTCACGGAAGATGCTATCAGTGAGGTCATCCTCGAAGCCCGCCGCCGTGCGGGTCGGAAGGGCCACCTGACGCTGCGCTTCCGTGACCTCGGTGGCCTCGTTCGCGTCGCGGGTGACATCGCCCGCGCCGAGGACGCACAGGCAACCACGCGCGACCACGTCCTGCAGGCAAAACAGCGCTCTCGCTCCATCGAGCAGCAGCTGGCAGACCAGTACATCGAGCGCCGCAAGGACTACGACCTCACCGTCAACGAGGGCGCAGTCACCGGCCGCGTCAACGGGCTTGCGGTCATGGGCGAGGACTCCGGTATCGTCCTTCCCGTGATGGCAGAAGTGACGCCATCGCAAGGCCCCGGTCGGGTCATTGCGACTGGTCAACTGCAAGACATCGCAGAGGAAGCCGTCCAGAACGTGAGCGCTATCATCAAGAAGTTCTCTGACGAGGACATCTCGGAGAAGGACATCCACATCCAGTTCGTCCAGACCGGACAGGGCGGGGTCGACGGTGACTCTGCTTCTATCACGGTGGCGACGGCAGTCATCTCCGCGTTAGAAGACATCCCCGTCGAGCAGAACCTCGCGATGACTGGGTCGCTCTCGGTCCGTGGCGACGTGCTCCCCGTCGGTGGGGTGACCCACAAAATCGAGGCCGCCGCGAAGGCAGGCCTCGAAAAGGTCATCATTCCGGCTGCAAACGAGCAGGACGTCATGATCGAAGACGAGTACAAAGAGCAAATCGAAATCATCCCGGTCAGCCACATCAGCGAAGTGCTCGAAGTCGCACTCGCGGGCGAACCGGAGAAAGATTCGCTCGTCGACCGCTTGAAGAGCATCACCGGACAGGCGCTCGACAAGTCGGGTCGGCCAGGCCCCGGTAGCCCAAGCCCGAACTAA
- a CDS encoding CPBP family intramembrane glutamic endopeptidase has translation MARWAAFSGLVALILLLLLSLSYASRSVVSEEDEPAPSHNLSTGLLLVNVAFSQGILGVFLLLAAWISQIPWAALGVHLPDAATIGLGLVLGTVLFGGNQLGAWTMRRFGFDHENDLRALLAPTTTRGWLLLLLGVLPIIAGFEELLFRGALVGALSAGYAVSPWVLAVFSSFAFALGHGAQGLAGVVVTGLVGFVLAAAFIATGSLVVVVVAHYVVNALEFVVHEGIL, from the coding sequence GTGGCCAGGTGGGCGGCGTTTTCGGGACTCGTCGCCCTCATTTTACTCCTCTTATTATCGCTCTCCTACGCCTCGCGTTCGGTCGTGAGCGAGGAGGACGAACCCGCACCCTCGCACAACCTCTCAACGGGGTTGCTGCTCGTGAACGTCGCCTTCTCACAGGGCATCCTCGGCGTGTTTTTACTCCTCGCAGCGTGGATTTCCCAAATTCCGTGGGCCGCCCTCGGCGTCCACCTTCCTGACGCCGCGACCATCGGTCTCGGTCTCGTGCTCGGAACCGTCCTGTTCGGGGGCAACCAGCTCGGCGCGTGGACGATGCGCCGATTCGGCTTCGACCACGAAAACGACCTGCGCGCGCTGCTCGCACCGACCACGACGCGCGGGTGGCTGTTACTCTTACTTGGTGTGTTGCCCATCATCGCAGGTTTCGAAGAACTCCTCTTTCGCGGGGCGCTCGTCGGCGCGTTGAGCGCGGGCTACGCTGTCTCGCCGTGGGTGCTCGCCGTGTTCTCGTCATTCGCCTTCGCACTCGGCCACGGCGCACAGGGGCTTGCGGGCGTCGTCGTCACCGGCTTGGTCGGGTTCGTCCTCGCCGCCGCGTTCATCGCTACTGGAAGTCTCGTAGTCGTCGTGGTGGCCCACTACGTCGTGAATGCGCTCGAATTCGTGGTGCACGAAGGTATTTTGTGA
- a CDS encoding VOC family protein, which translates to MTDSIAPDTHIGRVSLRVSDLDRLVSFYRDTIGFDVLETTDTTATLGASETPLLELTADPDLPERRRTETGLFHTAFRVPTREALADALVRVEQNWQLSGASDHLVSEALYLRDPDGNGIELYVDRPREEWERDEAGTLRMDTLPLSLAPLRESGDPESKLPAGTDVGHIHLEVSSIPQTRTFYTEVVGMDEPVSLPSPYGDSSLFVSAGGYHHHIGANTWNQRTDPATGRGLDWFELVVPAEDGLAALSSRLTEAGYDVADIDSGLRVHGPDGIELRVRVES; encoded by the coding sequence ATGACTGATTCTATCGCCCCCGACACCCACATTGGCCGCGTTTCCCTACGCGTCAGCGACCTTGACCGACTCGTCTCATTCTACCGCGACACCATCGGTTTTGACGTGCTCGAAACGACAGACACGACAGCCACGCTCGGCGCGAGTGAAACGCCACTACTCGAGCTCACCGCAGACCCTGACCTGCCGGAACGAAGACGCACGGAGACCGGCCTGTTCCACACCGCCTTCCGCGTGCCAACGCGCGAGGCGCTCGCAGATGCGCTCGTGCGCGTAGAGCAAAATTGGCAGCTCTCGGGCGCATCAGACCACCTCGTGAGCGAGGCGCTCTATCTCAGAGACCCGGACGGAAACGGTATTGAACTCTACGTAGACCGTCCCCGCGAGGAGTGGGAGCGCGACGAAGCGGGGACCCTCCGGATGGACACCCTCCCGCTCTCTCTCGCACCCCTTCGCGAATCGGGCGACCCGGAAAGCAAGTTACCCGCTGGCACAGACGTCGGACACATCCACCTCGAAGTGTCCTCGATTCCGCAAACGCGGACGTTCTACACGGAGGTCGTCGGGATGGACGAGCCTGTAAGTCTGCCATCACCCTACGGCGACTCATCGCTATTCGTCTCCGCTGGCGGGTATCACCACCACATCGGCGCGAACACGTGGAATCAGCGCACCGACCCGGCGACGGGCCGCGGTCTCGACTGGTTCGAACTCGTTGTGCCTGCTGAAGATGGGCTCGCCGCACTGTCCTCCCGGTTGACCGAGGCAGGCTACGACGTGGCCGATATCGATTCCGGGCTTCGAGTCCACGGTCCCGATGGCATCGAACTACGCGTTCGCGTCGAATCCTAA